DNA from Arthrobacter sp. FW305-BF8:
GTCAAGGGAGACTCCGAGGGCGGCCAAGACCTTGGGAATATCCTTGCCCTCTATGCCCGCGTCCAAGAGTTGCCAGATGCGCTCCTCGTTTTGGTACAGGACTTCGGCAGCCACCGAGCACCGGTGCTGGAGCGCCTTGGACCGCTCTTCCTCTCCCCGTTCTGCTATTCGCCTACTGAGGAGATTCATCGTCTCCCAGCTGCTCATCTTCGCCGCCTTGGCAATGGACCAGACGGCATCCCCGGCCAGAAAGCCATTGATAACCTGGGCGCTTACTGTCTGTCGATCTCTCTCCGGTAATGGGTCGAATCGTTGAGTCGTCATGATGTGGTTCCCAACTCGGCATTTTGAAGGGTCTGGATCTCTCCGTGAAGCGCATGGCTCCCGGTGACTCCGCGGAAACGGTCTGGACTATTAGGGACGCGTCCCGACATTCCACCTCAACTCCGTCGCCTCGACCGGATGGCGGCCTCGTTGGATGGCCAGGAGAATTTGGGCAGCGGCTTCCGTTCGTGGTACCCCTTCCTTGAGCCAATTGGTGTTTTCCGGGCTGGGAGCCGACCAACCGTTGTCGGAGAGCCAATGCGTGCTCATGCGCCACTCGTGAGAAGGAATACCCAGATTGGAGACGATTTCGCACATAACTCCATTGGTGCCAGGCGTCGCCCGAGCATAGGGCGCGGCGGTATGACTGTACTGGATGTGCAAAAAGGAACCGGATGGCAGTGCTTCGATTGCTTCGCCAACGAGGTTCTCGATGACCCGCCATTCTTCAAATTCCCTAGCTTCCCATTCATTAAGCTCCTCCAGCGTTCCCCAGCCGGAGTCGTAGTCAATGTAATTGGGCTCGCCGGCGACGGGCTGCATATCCTCCCGTTGGTCCGACGGGAGAATGGCTTCCACGGCCGCTTCCCAGCTTCCGTAGTAGCGGATCATTTCCACCGCCGACGGCCGGTCGGCGCCCATGGCAGAGTCGGCAACCACCCAGCGATCGTAGGTCCCGATGTCCATCGGATAGTCAACGCCCAGACATTCCTCGGTGAAGTCGTCCAGGGCCTGGAAATAGTCGTCCCGGCCGAAGCGTGTTACGTGGGAGGGTAGCGCCAGACCGACTGTCGTTAGGGCGTCTTCCCAAAAACCCCGGCCGTACCGGCGCCGCAGCATACGCGCTGGAACAGGCCATGGATCGGCCTGGTTCTTGGTGATCATGCCCACTTCAGAAGTAATCCTCCGGGCCGTGCTCTCATAGTCTTCATAGCTAAGGGTCCGGATCTTTCTCATTCGGAGGGCACGGGCCGTGGGCTCGATCACGGCCAAGATCTCCGCAAGGTGCCGGTAGGGAACGTCCGGGTGGAGCAGACTCCTCAACTCTGCCACAGCATCAAGCGACATCTTTCCAAGCGCAAGCTCATAGTCAGGTTCCACCCCGTGATGCCTTCCCGCCACATAAAGAAGGCTCAGTTTGTCCCCGAGGCATCGCGGTTCGTCGGGGACGTCCAGTGGCCCGCTGGGAATGCCCAGCAGTTCGATTGCCATCTCAGTGTCAAGCTGAGTGCCCAGGGCTGTCAGGATCGTCGGGATGTCGTTCCGGGCGATGCCTGAGGCAGTCAACCGATCCACCAGTTCTTCGTTGGACCGGAGCGCGATGGCCGTGGCTGCGCTTCGCCGCCGGACGGACCGGAAACGTTCGAGTTCGTCGGACGGGTCCAGGATGGAGACCATCGACTCAGCCAAGTCGCATATTTCTACGCCAAGGGCGGCGGCAATGGTCCGCAAGGGATCACCGCTTCGGTAGGCTGCCCGCTTTGCTCCTGCCGAGTCATCAGGCATGCCCAGAAACGCCCATAAATCAGAAGCGGACCCATCCACTGTTTCCCCCAAGTTCGGCACCTACTCCTGCGCCGAGCGGACTGCGTCCGCCCAAGTTCCGTAGATGTTGCGGACCGACGCCCCGGACGGCCGTTCGTGACCGGCAGCGATCTCCTGCTTGACCCAGACGTCGTACCCGGAATAGGTGGCCTTCGCTGCCACTGCCGACGCGTAGACGCAATAGTCCCGCACGGCGTCGTCGTAGTCTTCGCGGGTGAACTTCAGCAGTCCTTTTGACCGGCCCTGCTTCGTGGTTCCGATTCCCATCGCTTCCAATGCCTCGTTCCATCCGCCAAAGCGTTTCATCACGGTCTGCCGGGTGGGCGGCCACGGGAAGGCTCCCTGCCGGGACACAAGTCCCAGAGCCACCACCAGCTCTTCACGGAGCTCCTGGTAGCGTGCGCCGGTGATACTCGCCGTCGGATTTTCCGTAACGAGCTTCTGGGCGGCACCAATCACGCCCAGGATGGTCGCCACGTCATCCGCCGACGCTTGGGCGGATTCCAGGGCTGCCCGCAGCTCGCTCATGAGGGAGAGGTCCAGGTTGACTGCGGCCCATTCACGGTCAGGGGAAAGGTTGCGGTCCGAGCCGAGCAGGAACCAGATGCCGGCAGCCAGCGCCTCTTTGGAGAAGATGTCATCGATCTGCGCTTTCGAGAAGAGAATCGCCGACCCCCTCAATGCATCTTCGGCCAGATCGACGTCGATCGCCGGGTACAGAGCCTGCAGCTTCAGTACAGCGTCCGGCCGGGTCACACCCCGCTTCGCCATCTGCCGGGCGAGATCCCCGTACTCAGCCAGAAAGGCCTCATGCGATGCCCCCGTCGCCGCTTCCCGTGCTGCAGTCCGGTTTTTGCGCGATTCCTCGGCGTTGGTTCCGCCCACCTTGGCAATGATCTGCCGGACCCGCTCGCGGGTGATGCCGAAGCTCTGTCCGATGGCGTCCAGCGTCTCGCCGTCGGCATAGCGCTCAACCATCGCAGCATCGCGCTGTTCCCGGCTGAGTTCAGGAGTTGTTGTCATGGTCATATTCCTATCAGCAGGCTCGGACATTACTTGGCAGCTGAGGGCGTGGCTATGCTCCGAAGCGGTCATCGCCGGTCTCCGCATCTCTCAGCACCGCCAAAAACAGCGAGTTCGGCCGTGCCCCGGGCAGCACGCGGCGCAGGTCGGCCAGCGCTTCCAACGGAGAGATTCCGGCAACGCGGGCACCATACAGAGCAGCGACGGTGGGCGTACGGGACTCCGCCCGAACGCAGTGCAGCAGGACCGTCTTGCCCTCGGCCCGGTAGCGTTCGACGGCGGCCGCCGCCTCCCGGAGCACGAAGTCCGGATGGGCGTTGTCCCCGGCATCGAAGGAATCGACCACCCAGAACGTGGCGTGGTCGTGGACGGCAACCGACGGAACGTCCTCCATTCCGAGCCGGCACAGTGACACCACGGCGTCGATCCCCAGCTCAGCCACCTGGGCGATGGAAGCAACACCGCCCAGCCACAGGCCGTCGTCATGGGGGTGCCGGACCAGCCCATCGGTGCGGCCCCACATGCTGTAGTCGTGGGTCACCGCCCGTGGCCAGGACTCCAGACGGCGGCCTTCGCCGCGGCCCAGCTCCATCCCGAGTGCCATCAGGTCGCGGGCGCGCAGCCCTGGCCAGCCGTGCAGGTGCTGCCGCCACTCGAACGGGACGGCCGAGTAACCGTAAGCGCCTCCGAGCAGGCCGCCGGCGATAGCCGCAACGGTATCCGTGTCGCGGCCGCCGCGGACGGCTTCCTCCAAGGCCACCCGGAGGTGCGGGGGACCGGACGTGGGGGCCGATGTGTAGTGGATGGCGCTCCACGCTCCCTGGAATGCTTCCACCACCCAGCCGTTGCGGGCGAAGTCCCGCGGCCGGGACCGCTCCGCGACCTCAATCCGCTCCAGCCAGACGGCCGCCCGCGCCGCGGGCAGCAAGCCGAGGCCCGCCCGGACGTCCAGCACGCCGGTGAGGACCGCCTTCCGGATGGCGACGCACCACAGGCCGCACGCCTCCTGTGCGTCGGCATCGGCGTGGGTCAGGGTACTGACCACCCCGGCCTGAGCCATGAGTTCCTCGGGGCTGCGGTCCAGATAGGCCAGAGCCAGGGGAGCGGTGCGCATCAGCGAGCCGTTGCCGGCGCTCCGGCCGGTGCGGGCATGGAACTCAGCCGCAGCGGTCGTGAAGTCACCGGCGTCGGCGTAGCTCCGGCCGGCGGCCACGGCCAGCCGCCGAGCGGCAGCGATGACTGAGCTGGTCTGCGCGCCCACGTCCTTGGCTTCGGTGGCCCATCCCGTCCAGGCCCGCACAACAGCGGTCAGCACTGAAGGGGAGCCAGGATCGGACGGGGCGTCCACCAGCGCGTCGGCGAGGGCGACGGCCATGGACGCGTCGTCGGTCCACTCTGCGGGGGCGAAGCCGAACGGGCCGCCGCCCTTCATGCTCACCGGGGTGCCGTCGGGCAGCGGTGCGCCGAATTCGTAGCCGGCACCGAGGGCGTCACCGGCGGCCAGGGTGACTAGGACACCGGCGGCGCGGTCGTTCTGCAGTGGGTTCAGATTCATGCGATCTCCATCAGGGGGTGGTTGTTGTTCCAGCCGGTCAGGTGGGCCAGCTCGGGTTCGCGGTGGGGGAGTGCGACGGCGATCCCCGCCACCGCGAGCTGCCCCGTGGTCCGGGTGACGTTGCGGCTGCGCAGGGCGCCGTGGTTCCGGACCTCCAGAGCCGGCAGGCCGCCGTCGAACGCTCCAAGTTCCAAGGCTTGGAAGGCGGCGGCGAAGTCGCGGGCCCGCTGGCCGGGCATCGGGCCGGACGCCATCACCTGCGGCGGCAGGAGCTCCAAGTCCAGCAGCGCGGATTCGACCAGCTGGCGGTAGTGCCGCCGGAACAGCGTGTGGGTGCCGAAGACCTCCAGCAGGAGCGGCTGCGTGCCGAGCCCGATCACCACGCCGCGCTGGCCCTCGAGCGGAGCCGGGGCGTCGCCGGCACCGAACCGGCGGTCCTTCCGGGGCTCTGCGGTGAACCGGTCCAGGTGCTCGAGTAGGGAGCTGGTGGCGGACCGGCCCCGGGCGGCGTCGAAGCGGGCAACCCGGTTCCAGATGCGGCCCTGGCGGCCCACGCCGCCCGGGTCCGCGACCGCGGTCACGAGTTCGGACCGGACATTCAGCGGTGCGCGGCGGGCCTGGCGGCGGTGGCTGTGGGTGCCTTCCCAGCGGCCGGCCTCCACGCAGTAAGTGTCGATGTCGCGGGTCTCGCCCGGACCCAGGACGACATCCCGCGCACAGGTCCGGTGCTGCTGGCCGCCCTCGAGCAGCTCGCCTTCGAGCAGGAGGGCCGGGCGCGGGCCATTGTTGGTGACGGTGAGCCGGGCGACCTGCGGGCCGCTGGCCAGCTCGGTGGCGGCGACGTCGGCGTGGGTGCCGGTGCTGATGCCGAGCTCGCCTGCACCGCTGGTCCACACCGGAAAGATGGTGAGCGGGCCGAGGGCAGTGCCGGCCCCGACGTGGAGCTGTTGAACCTTCATGACGGTCTCCGATCTTTAGCTCAGATCTGAGCTAATTAGCCTCAAGTATGCACGGCTTGAATCTTTTGCGCAATACTGAAATAAATAGTTCTGTGAAGACCTCGAAGGATGCTCCCGCCACGTCCCTGCTCGACTACCCGCGGCCGTCGGTGGCGGTGGATACCGCTGTGCTGACCGTCGCCGACGGCAGCCTCCAAGTACTGCTGGTGCGCCGCGGCGGGGAGCACCATCACGGCGAGCGGGCGCTGCCGGGCACCTTCCTGCGGGAGCGGGAGCGGCTGTCGGACGCGGTATTGCGGTCCCTGCGGGAGAAGGCGGGGATCTCGGGCCGGGTCCCCCGGCAGCTGCACGTCTTCGATGAGCCGGAACGGGATGACCGTGGCTGGGTGCTGTCCGTTGCGCACGTGGATGTGGTTCCGTTGGCGGAGCTGGAGGGCGCGTTGAAGTCCGACGGCGTCCGGCTGGCTTTCGTGGGCGGCGAACCGGAGGTGGTCGCGGGGCTGCCGTACGGGCATGCGGAGATTGTCGGCAAAGCCGTGGAGTGGCTGCGGGCAGCCTACGCGGAGGCGCCGGACCCTGGCGCGTTGTTGGAGGAACCGTTCACGCTCAAGGATCTGCGGGAGCTGCACGAGGTGGTGGCGGGTCACTCGCTGATGCGGGACACATTCCGCCGGTTCATGGAGCCGCAGCTGACGGGGACGGGGCAGATGTCCGACGGGACGCGGGGGAGGCCGTCAAGGTTATGGGTGAGAGCCTCAGTGTCATGACAGGCGG
Protein-coding regions in this window:
- a CDS encoding ARPP-1 family domain-containing protein; this translates as MKVQQLHVGAGTALGPLTIFPVWTSGAGELGISTGTHADVAATELASGPQVARLTVTNNGPRPALLLEGELLEGGQQHRTCARDVVLGPGETRDIDTYCVEAGRWEGTHSHRRQARRAPLNVRSELVTAVADPGGVGRQGRIWNRVARFDAARGRSATSSLLEHLDRFTAEPRKDRRFGAGDAPAPLEGQRGVVIGLGTQPLLLEVFGTHTLFRRHYRQLVESALLDLELLPPQVMASGPMPGQRARDFAAAFQALELGAFDGGLPALEVRNHGALRSRNVTRTTGQLAVAGIAVALPHREPELAHLTGWNNNHPLMEIA
- a CDS encoding TY-Chap domain-containing protein; this encodes MGETVDGSASDLWAFLGMPDDSAGAKRAAYRSGDPLRTIAAALGVEICDLAESMVSILDPSDELERFRSVRRRSAATAIALRSNEELVDRLTASGIARNDIPTILTALGTQLDTEMAIELLGIPSGPLDVPDEPRCLGDKLSLLYVAGRHHGVEPDYELALGKMSLDAVAELRSLLHPDVPYRHLAEILAVIEPTARALRMRKIRTLSYEDYESTARRITSEVGMITKNQADPWPVPARMLRRRYGRGFWEDALTTVGLALPSHVTRFGRDDYFQALDDFTEECLGVDYPMDIGTYDRWVVADSAMGADRPSAVEMIRYYGSWEAAVEAILPSDQREDMQPVAGEPNYIDYDSGWGTLEELNEWEAREFEEWRVIENLVGEAIEALPSGSFLHIQYSHTAAPYARATPGTNGVMCEIVSNLGIPSHEWRMSTHWLSDNGWSAPSPENTNWLKEGVPRTEAAAQILLAIQRGRHPVEATELRWNVGTRP
- a CDS encoding NUDIX hydrolase, coding for MKTSKDAPATSLLDYPRPSVAVDTAVLTVADGSLQVLLVRRGGEHHHGERALPGTFLRERERLSDAVLRSLREKAGISGRVPRQLHVFDEPERDDRGWVLSVAHVDVVPLAELEGALKSDGVRLAFVGGEPEVVAGLPYGHAEIVGKAVEWLRAAYAEAPDPGALLEEPFTLKDLRELHEVVAGHSLMRDTFRRFMEPQLTGTGQMSDGTRGRPSRLWVRASVS
- a CDS encoding ADP-ribosylglycohydrolase family protein, with the protein product MNLNPLQNDRAAGVLVTLAAGDALGAGYEFGAPLPDGTPVSMKGGGPFGFAPAEWTDDASMAVALADALVDAPSDPGSPSVLTAVVRAWTGWATEAKDVGAQTSSVIAAARRLAVAAGRSYADAGDFTTAAAEFHARTGRSAGNGSLMRTAPLALAYLDRSPEELMAQAGVVSTLTHADADAQEACGLWCVAIRKAVLTGVLDVRAGLGLLPAARAAVWLERIEVAERSRPRDFARNGWVVEAFQGAWSAIHYTSAPTSGPPHLRVALEEAVRGGRDTDTVAAIAGGLLGGAYGYSAVPFEWRQHLHGWPGLRARDLMALGMELGRGEGRRLESWPRAVTHDYSMWGRTDGLVRHPHDDGLWLGGVASIAQVAELGIDAVVSLCRLGMEDVPSVAVHDHATFWVVDSFDAGDNAHPDFVLREAAAAVERYRAEGKTVLLHCVRAESRTPTVAALYGARVAGISPLEALADLRRVLPGARPNSLFLAVLRDAETGDDRFGA
- a CDS encoding sigma factor-like helix-turn-helix DNA-binding protein, with translation MTTTPELSREQRDAAMVERYADGETLDAIGQSFGITRERVRQIIAKVGGTNAEESRKNRTAAREAATGASHEAFLAEYGDLARQMAKRGVTRPDAVLKLQALYPAIDVDLAEDALRGSAILFSKAQIDDIFSKEALAAGIWFLLGSDRNLSPDREWAAVNLDLSLMSELRAALESAQASADDVATILGVIGAAQKLVTENPTASITGARYQELREELVVALGLVSRQGAFPWPPTRQTVMKRFGGWNEALEAMGIGTTKQGRSKGLLKFTREDYDDAVRDYCVYASAVAAKATYSGYDVWVKQEIAAGHERPSGASVRNIYGTWADAVRSAQE